Within the Vagococcus carniphilus genome, the region ATCATACAATTGGCCTTGTAGACGTTGATAATAAAAACAGTGATATCTTTTTCCATTCTAATAATATTAGCCATGATGTTAAATTAAATACAGTCCATGGTAATATCCAGCTTGAAATGGATAAAGCTTCATACAATGATAACAAGATGGATTTAAGAACAGATTATGGAATTGTCTCAATTTTTAATAAAAACTTATCATCTGAGACGTCATTTACTAGTGATAAAGGAGATGCTTCCATTAAAGCTACCTCCAAAAACGGTGATATTTCTGTTAATGAAATCGATAAAGACGACACCAAGTATGAGTACGATTAAAATCATGTTATAATGTAGGAAACCCTGATTACAGGGTTTCTTTATTTTAATTTATGGAGGTTTTTTATGACAAAGAACAAACAATTATATTGGCATTATGCTGCTAGTTTATGTCTTTTATTATTCGCTGCTATTGCCTACTTTGTAAAATCAAATGAAGCCATTTTAGCTGGCATTGACAACCCAATTATTCACCTGATTAGAGGAAACTTAACGGATGGAAAAACAGCTTTTTTTACTTACATCACAAAATTTGCTAACACCATCACAATTATTCTTTTAACTGGTGTTGCCTTTTTATTTTTATATAAGTACAAAGAAAAAATAGCTGCTTTTTGGCTTTTAATTAACGCTGCCCTAATCCAAGGGCTTGGAAACACTCTGTTAAAACTATTCTTCAATAGACCCAGACCTTCTGTTAAACATTTAGTTTCAGCTGGTGGAACAAGTTTTCCTAGTGGACACGCTATGGGAAGCATGCTATTTTACGGTACATTTATCTTTTTAATGCCTAAATTTATCCAGAATAAAATATTATGCTTAGCCATCCAAATTTTACTAGGTCTTTTAATTTTAGGAATCGGAACAAGTCGAATTTATGTTGGAGTACATTATCCAACAGACATTTTAGGTGGTTTTCTAATGGGAGCTGCTTGGCTATTCTTTTCTTATCCTTACTTTAAAAAGTACGATTTTAAGCAACAGTTTGAAGGGAAGTAACACACATGTTTACGTTTGAAAAAGGAGACTCTAAACGGTATTACACTTGGAATGATGCCCTTAGAGAAACATTTGAAGAAAAAATATTTAAAGTACCAATTGATGGGGGTTTTGATTGTCCAAATCGAGATGGAACGGTCGCTCATGGTGGGTGTACATTTTGTAGTGTTTCTGGGTCAGGAGATATGATCGTCGCACCAAGTGACCCACTGCCAATTCAATTTCGAAAAGAAGTCGACCAAATGCATAAAAAATGGCCGTCAACTAATCAATACATTGTCTATTTTCAAAATTTTACTAATACTCATGCACCTGTTGAAGTCATTAAACACCGATTTGAACAAGTCATTAACGAAGAAGGCGTGGTTGGTTTATCTATCGGTACAAGACCTGATTGTTTACCTGACGAAATAGTTGAGTACCTTGCTGAATTAAATCAACGCCTCTATTTATGGGTCGAGCTTGGGCTACAAACAACTTATGAAACAACAAGCGATATGATTAACCGCGCTCATGATTATCAAACCTACTTAGATGGTGTGGCTAAATTACGTAAACATAACATTAATGTCTGTACTCACCTCATCAATGGTCTACCTGGTGAAACCTATGACATGATGATGGAAAACGTCCGAAGAACTGTCACAGATTCAGATATTCAAGGAATTAAACTTCATCTACTCCATTTGATGACAAACACTAAAATGGAAAAAGATTATCTAGAAGGACGTTTACAATTACTAACACAACATGATTACACACAACTGATTTGTGACCAGTTAGAAATTATTCCTTCTGATATTATTATCCATCGATTAACTGGAGATGCTCCTAGAGATACCATAATTGGTCCTATGTGGAGCTTAAAAAAATGGGAAGTATTGAATAGTTTTGATACAGAATTAGCTAAAAGAGGAACCTATCAAGGAATTTACGCAAATGGAAAGTGCGGTGAATTAGTTTATGCTTAAAACATCTTTACGCTTTAGCCATGAATTACTAGAAGCAGTTGTCACTCCGGGAGACACAGTCGTTGATGCGACTATGGGAAACGGAAACGATACGCTCTTTTT harbors:
- a CDS encoding phosphatase PAP2 family protein, with protein sequence MTKNKQLYWHYAASLCLLLFAAIAYFVKSNEAILAGIDNPIIHLIRGNLTDGKTAFFTYITKFANTITIILLTGVAFLFLYKYKEKIAAFWLLINAALIQGLGNTLLKLFFNRPRPSVKHLVSAGGTSFPSGHAMGSMLFYGTFIFLMPKFIQNKILCLAIQILLGLLILGIGTSRIYVGVHYPTDILGGFLMGAAWLFFSYPYFKKYDFKQQFEGK
- a CDS encoding TIGR01212 family radical SAM protein (This family includes YhcC from E. coli K-12, an uncharacterized radical SAM protein.); protein product: MFTFEKGDSKRYYTWNDALRETFEEKIFKVPIDGGFDCPNRDGTVAHGGCTFCSVSGSGDMIVAPSDPLPIQFRKEVDQMHKKWPSTNQYIVYFQNFTNTHAPVEVIKHRFEQVINEEGVVGLSIGTRPDCLPDEIVEYLAELNQRLYLWVELGLQTTYETTSDMINRAHDYQTYLDGVAKLRKHNINVCTHLINGLPGETYDMMMENVRRTVTDSDIQGIKLHLLHLMTNTKMEKDYLEGRLQLLTQHDYTQLICDQLEIIPSDIIIHRLTGDAPRDTIIGPMWSLKKWEVLNSFDTELAKRGTYQGIYANGKCGELVYA